One Roseimaritima multifibrata DNA window includes the following coding sequences:
- a CDS encoding nucleoside hydrolase, whose translation MATKVIIDCDPGIDDAVALTMALFDPRLDVLAITPTAGSVDADQATANVQAILNQLDPPRYPRIARAVLPEDASVIDDRDLHGRDGLGDFAVNATERQHTATSDKVIADLIRQYPNEISIICLGPLTNIARAFQRDPQVAKLVDKLVISGGAVSCSGNVTAAAEWNMYFDPPAARAVFHSATTKTLVPLDVTNKVTFGVDLVEKISNSTSRAGVLLHKLLQHAFRVSRMKLGREVIPLQDAVALLAVLEPTLFECQEFPGDVETSGDITRGVTIFDRRERVSEQSNMEVAMDIDRDEARNQIVRGLRFAIQATK comes from the coding sequence ATGGCTACCAAAGTTATTATCGATTGTGACCCCGGAATTGACGACGCCGTTGCACTGACGATGGCGTTGTTCGATCCCCGTCTAGATGTCCTCGCGATCACGCCCACTGCCGGGAGTGTCGATGCGGATCAAGCGACGGCCAATGTCCAGGCGATCTTGAATCAGCTGGATCCGCCTCGTTACCCACGAATTGCTCGAGCCGTCCTGCCAGAAGATGCATCGGTCATTGATGACCGGGACCTGCACGGCAGAGACGGACTGGGGGATTTCGCCGTGAACGCAACCGAAAGGCAGCACACGGCGACTTCCGACAAAGTCATCGCGGATCTGATCCGGCAATATCCTAATGAGATAAGCATTATCTGCTTAGGACCTCTGACCAACATTGCCAGAGCCTTCCAACGCGACCCACAAGTTGCCAAGTTGGTCGACAAATTGGTCATCAGTGGTGGAGCGGTGTCCTGTTCGGGGAACGTTACGGCCGCTGCCGAATGGAACATGTACTTTGATCCTCCGGCTGCTCGGGCTGTGTTTCATTCCGCGACCACAAAAACCTTGGTCCCGCTGGATGTGACGAACAAAGTAACTTTCGGCGTCGACCTAGTCGAAAAAATTTCGAACTCCACTTCGCGAGCCGGCGTCCTACTTCACAAACTTCTGCAACATGCGTTTCGTGTTTCACGCATGAAATTGGGAAGAGAAGTGATCCCGTTGCAAGATGCTGTCGCGTTACTTGCCGTCTTGGAACCGACACTCTTTGAGTGCCAAGAATTTCCTGGGGATGTTGAAACAAGCGGTGACATTACTCGCGGCGTGACAATCTTTGATCGCCGGGAACGGGTCAGCGAGCAAAGTAACATGGAAGTTGCAATGGATATCGATCGCGACGAAGCACGAAATCAAATCGTGCGTGGTTTGCGTTTCGCTATCCAAGCAACCAAATAG